Part of the Bacteriovorax stolpii genome, TTCAGATTGTGCCAAGTTTTTAACAGAGAGATTTATTGAAGTGGTGATTGCTCCTGGTTTTTCTGAAAATGCCTTAAAAGCTTTTTCTAAGAAAAAGAATGTGCGCCTGCTCAAGACGCCAATCAGACCAAAAGAAGAATCCGAGTTTATTGTAAAAAGTATCTCTGGTGGACTCTTAATGCAGAATGAAGATGAAGCTTACGGCAAATCAGAAGAATTAAAACTTGTAACAAAAAAAGAAATGCCATTTGAGACTTTAGAGTTAGTAGATTTCGGAATCCTTGCCTGCAAACATTTAAAGAGCAATGGGATCGCTTTAGTTTGTAAAACGACTGAAGGGCATTTTACTTTAGCTGGAACGGGAATGGGGCAGCCGAATCGTTTAGACTCGCTTCGTTTACTGGCAAAAGTAAGGGCCGAGCAAAAAGGACTTTCAATGGATAAGATGCTTCTTGTTTCAGATGCTTTTTTTCCTTTTGCAGACTCGGTAGAAGTTTGCCACGACGTGGGAATCACCTCGATCATCCAGCCGGGGGGAAGTATGAGAGATGATGAAGTGATTGCAGCTTGTGACAAGTTTGGGATTGCAATGATGACAACTGGTAGAAGACACTTTAGGCATTAGGAGTTTTCATGAATTATAAAGACAGCGGCGTAGATATCGAAAAAGGTGACCTCTTTGTAGAGCGCATCTCAAAAATGGTAAAGTCCACTTATAACCAACAAGTCAAGAGTGGCATCGGAGGCTTTTGCGCTCTCTATGCCATGGATGAAGAAAGATTTCTCGCTTCATCAACCGATGGAGTGGGAACAAAAATTAAACTGGCCGTAGAGCTTGGAGTCCACGACACAATTGGAATCGACCTGGTCGCCATGTGTGTGAACGATTTGATCTGTTCAGGCGCAAGACCTATGTTTTTTCTGGATTACTTTGCTTCAAGCAAACTGGATTTAAAAGTTTCAGAAGCAGTCATCAAAGGAATTGTGGACGGATGCCTTCAGTCTCAAATGGCACTTATTGGTGGAGAGACCGCAGAGATGCCAGGAATGTATCAAGAAGGGGATTATGATCTGGCAGGATTTTCTGTTGGGGAAGTCATGAAGTCTTCATTAGTTGATGGATCACGTATTCAAAACGGGGATACGCTTATCGGGATTGCGAGCTCAGGTTTTCATTCCAATGGATTTTCTCTGGTGAGAAAAATCCTGGAGAAAAATAACTGTAACCCGGATTTAAAACGTGCATGTTTAACTCCGACGAAAATTTATGTAAAGACGATCATGTCTCTTCTTAAAACTCACTTTACCCATGTAAAAGGAATCGCCAATATTACTGGATCTGGATTTCTTAACATCCCACGCATGAATGAGAACTTTGATTACCATGTCACTGAAGCACCAGAGCTTCCCCTTTTTATGAAAGAAGTGTGTGACCTCTCAGGTCTCAGCACAAAAGAACTTCATAAAACATTTAATATGGGAGTAGGAATGGTGGTTGCTACGGATGCACCGGATACGGTCATTGCGGAGCTGGAAAAATTAGGGGAGAGAGCTTTCTTTTTAGGGCATATCACTAAAGGAAAAGGTGAGTACCATTTCAATCCAAAAGGCTCAACAACAGGGCATAATTCTTAAGATTTAAATTTTTTCAGAGCGGCTTCATACTCCGCTCTGGAAATTCTTCCAGATTCAAAAAGGCGTTTTAGGTCCTGAAGATTGTGTTCACGGCGAGCTTCCCCCAAATCTTTTTTCTTAATTTCTTCATGAATAGCATTTGTTGCATACTTATTAGGAGGAAGAAGGACCAAGATAATTGTTGAAAGGAAATCTATATAAGGCAGAGAAAGAAAAACAATTGTAAGCACGCTCTCAACTTTCGTTAGGTTGCGATTCACAATGTCTCTGATTCTTTTAATATCGACTAATCTTAAAATCAGGATGAAAACAAACTTTAAGACGATGTCTAAAGTCGATTGGCCAACAGTTGATGAAAGAAAAGGAACTATCGTTTTCGTTTGCGGGTTTGATGAAAGAATATGAATCAACTGTGGAAACTGCGGGCTACTTTGAACTGCAACCAGGATTCCCGGGTAGTAAATGTAGCGAAAACCAATCAAAAACCAAAAAGCGTTATGAAGAGCATAGAATAAACGATTCAGCTTTCCCTTAGGTGAAAAAAGCGAATTGTTGTATTCCAATTTTTCCATTACAACACTCGGTTAAAAATCTGATCGACAGACTTTAAGTAGATGTTGCGAAGTCCGTCTGCATTGACCTCTGGAAGAGTCACCGTTTCTTTTCTTGTTTTTAATTCATTTTGAATCAAGTCGCGGAAGCGCTGAGGGTTTGTTTTGGCATCGGCATCAAAAGATGCGGCCTGAACAACAGCGTATAAATCTTCTCTGGTTAAAGACTCACAGTTTTTAATCAGGAAGTGCAGGTAGAAGCTTGAAAGGTAGTGAGTGTGGTTTAACACTTTAGCTTCGACTACTTTTTCATCGATATCTAAGAGATTGAGCGTCGTCGTGAAACGATCAAGAGCATAAGTTAAAATCCCAAAGTGGTCTGGAAGATAAAGTCTTTCTGCGCTTGAGTGAGAGATGTCTCTTTCGTGCCATAGGATTGAGTTTTCCAGGGCCAGAGTCAGGTGAGAGCGCAAGAAGCGCGAAAGACCTGTCAGGTTTTCGCTGGCAATTGGGTTCTTTTTGTGTGGCATCGTGCTTGAGCCTTTTTGGCCCGGTCTAAATCCTTCGGCCACTTCTTTTACATCAGAGTGGTGAAGGTGACGGATTTCTACCGCCAGTCTCTCAATAGCATTGGCCACGAGAGAAGTAATAGAGATCAGTTTTGCCAGGCGGTCGCGTGGGATAATCTGAGTTGAGACGTCTTCAACTTTTACTCCTAGTTTTTTAGCGACACTTTCTTCGATATCTGGAGTCAGGATCGTGTAGTTTCCTACGGCCCCTGAAAGCTGGATAGTGAGTTCATTTTTATAAAAATGTTCTAGGTCTTCTCTTCTTCTTTTAAATTCAGCGTAGTGACCTAAAAGTTTTTGACCAAAGCTCATGGGCTCGGCATACATTCCGTGTGAGCGGCCTAAGGTCATAAGCATTTTTGTTTCAAGGGCGCGCAGCTTTAGTGCTTCCATAAAGCTGTCGTAAGATTTCATCACCACTTCAAGAGAAGCTTTAATCTGTAAAGTTAAAGCACTGTCGATGACATCTGATGAAGTCACACCGTAATGGAAGTATTTCCCAATTTCAGTAGGGAGTTGCTCGGTAATTGAAGTACAGAAGGCGATGACATCGTGTCTGGTTGTCAGCTCGATCTCATCGATTCTTGC contains:
- the purB gene encoding adenylosuccinate lyase; translated protein: MIPRYEAKAITPIWSDENKFKTFLQIELELLSALEEKKMIPSGISKTIRDTAKINTARIDEIELTTRHDVIAFCTSITEQLPTEIGKYFHYGVTSSDVIDSALTLQIKASLEVVMKSYDSFMEALKLRALETKMLMTLGRSHGMYAEPMSFGQKLLGHYAEFKRRREDLEHFYKNELTIQLSGAVGNYTILTPDIEESVAKKLGVKVEDVSTQIIPRDRLAKLISITSLVANAIERLAVEIRHLHHSDVKEVAEGFRPGQKGSSTMPHKKNPIASENLTGLSRFLRSHLTLALENSILWHERDISHSSAERLYLPDHFGILTYALDRFTTTLNLLDIDEKVVEAKVLNHTHYLSSFYLHFLIKNCESLTREDLYAVVQAASFDADAKTNPQRFRDLIQNELKTRKETVTLPEVNADGLRNIYLKSVDQIFNRVL
- the purM gene encoding phosphoribosylformylglycinamidine cyclo-ligase; protein product: MNYKDSGVDIEKGDLFVERISKMVKSTYNQQVKSGIGGFCALYAMDEERFLASSTDGVGTKIKLAVELGVHDTIGIDLVAMCVNDLICSGARPMFFLDYFASSKLDLKVSEAVIKGIVDGCLQSQMALIGGETAEMPGMYQEGDYDLAGFSVGEVMKSSLVDGSRIQNGDTLIGIASSGFHSNGFSLVRKILEKNNCNPDLKRACLTPTKIYVKTIMSLLKTHFTHVKGIANITGSGFLNIPRMNENFDYHVTEAPELPLFMKEVCDLSGLSTKELHKTFNMGVGMVVATDAPDTVIAELEKLGERAFFLGHITKGKGEYHFNPKGSTTGHNS